Below is a window of Prosthecobacter sp. DNA.
GCACAAGGGCCAGGGCAAATACTTCGACACCGAGTGGAGCCTCCACGGCAAGGAACGCAAGGTCATCAAAGGCTACTACACCACCGTCGTCACCGATCTGGCGATGGACTGGCTCAAGCAGCAAAGCACTGACAAACCGTGGTGCGCCTTCATCGGCCACAAAGCCCCGCACAGCTTCTACACGCCGGAGCCGAAGTACGAGCACACATTTGATGACGTGCGCGTCCCCTACCCCGCAACGGCCTTCCAGCTCGATGACAAGCCCGCATGGATGAAGCAGCGCCTGCACACCTGGCACGGCATCTACGGCCCGCTCTTCGAGTGGCGGAAAAAATTCCCCGATGACCGCCCTGAGGCCGTGAAGGATTTTGAAAACATGGTACACGGCTACTGGGGCACCGTCTTGAGCGTCGATGACAGCGTGGGCCGAATCCGCCAGTGGCTCGAAGAAACGAAGCAGCTCGACAACACCATCATCGTCTTCATGGGCGACAACGGCCTGCTCGAAGGCGAACACGGCATGGTGGACAAACGCACCGCGCACGAAGCCAGCCTGCGCATCCCGCTCGTCGTGCGCGCTCCGCAGCTCACCAAGGAAGCGAAGACCATCGAGAAGCAGGTGCTCACCGTCGATATGGCCCCCAGCCTGCTCGAACTCTGCGGCGCACCCGCCTTGGAAAAAATCCACGGCCAGTCCTGGGTCAAGCTCATGCAAGGCGGCGACGCCAACTGGCGCACGAGCTGGTTCTACCACTACAACTACGAAAAGCAGTTTCCCTACACTCCGAACGTCCGAGCAGTGCGCACCGACCGCTGGAAATACATCCAATATCCGCATGGCGACGGCTCCCCCGACAAGCACATGGCTGAGTTTTATGATCTCAAGAACGACCCCGGTGAAACCAAAAATCTGATCCATGATCCGAAGCTGTCTGGTACCATCACCGAGTTGAAGGCCGAACTCGCCAAACTCATGCTCGCCACAGGCTTGAACGCCGACACTGACAAGATGCCAATGGACGAAGGCGTGAAGAGCGAGCTGCCGGACGCGAAGATCCGCTAACTTCGCATCTGGCATTTGCTGAAAATTCGAGGATTGACACTCCATGACCGGAGACTCAGCATCGTGGCCCAACCATGAAACAGGAAACCAGTCCCGCCGGTCTTCCTCGTCAAACAGATACCACGCGCACAGGTCTGGACCCGGCCCAGATCGCTGACGCATTCCAGGATAATTTGAATTACCTGCTCGGGAGGTTCCCGGCCATTGCCTCTCGCAATGACAACTATCTCGCCCTCGCCTACACCGTGCGCGACCGTCTCTTGCGGCGCTGGATCAAGAGCGCCCAGACTTACATGGACCGCCAGAGCCGCACGGTGTGCTATCTCTCGGCGGAGTTCCTGATGGGGCCGCAGCTTGGCAATAATCTCATCAATCTCGGCATCGAGAGCCAGGTGCGGCAGGCAATGCAGTCGCTCGGCTTGAATCTGGACGATTTGATCGAGCATGAGGAGGAGCCGGGGCTGGGAAACGGTGGACTTGGACGGTTGGCGGCCTGCTACCTCGATTCGCTGGCGACATTGGAAGTGCCCTCCATCGGCTACGGCATCCGCTATGAGTTTGGCATCTTTGAGCAAAAGATCCGCAACGGCTGGCAGGTGGAGATGACCGACAAGTGGCTGCGATTCGGCAATCCCTGGGAAATCGCACGACCCGAAATCGTGCATGAGGTGAAATTTGGCGGCCACACCGAAAGCTACGAAGAAAACGGCGCCTATCGCGTGCGTTGGATTCCTGACGAGCTGGTGTGTGGCACCGCCTATGACATGCCGGTGCCGGGTTATCAGGTGAACACGGTGAATCTGCTGCGCCTGTGGAAGGCCGAGGCCGCCGAGTCCTTTGACTTCGCCGCGTTCAACCAAGGCGACTATTACCGCGCCGTCATGAAGAAGATGTCCTCGGAAAACATCACCAAGGTGCTCTATCCGAACGACGAGTCTCTCCAGGGCAAACGCCTGCGCCTGCAGCAGCAGTTCTTCTTCGTCTCCTGCGCCTTGCAGGACATGCTGCGGCTCTATTTCCAGCGCAACAAGAGGCTGGACTTGTTCCACGATAAATTCTGCGTGCAGTTGAACGACACGCACCCCGCCATCGCCGTCGCCGAATTGATGCGGCTGCTGGTGGACGAGCATTGCATGCCGTGGGAACCCGCGTGGGAAATCACACGCAAAACCTTCGGCTACACGAATCACACCCTGCTGCCGGAAGCGCTGGAGCGCTGGGGCGTGCCGCTGTTTTCCAGCGTGCTGCCACGGCATCTGGAGATCATTTATGAAATCAACCGCCGCTTCCTGGATGAAGTGCGGCTCCGCTTCCCCGGTGATGATGACCGCATTTCACGCATGTCGCTGATCGACGAAGGCGGCGAGCGCTACGTGCGCATGGCCAATCTCGCCTGTGTGGGCAGCAGCGCCATCAATGGCGTGGCCCGCCTGCACAGCGATCTGCTCAAAGAAGGCGTGCTGAGTGACTTCCACGACTTCTCGCCGGAAAAATTCCAGAACAAGACCAACGGCGTCACGCCGCGCCGCTTCATGCTGCTGAGCAATCCCGGCCTCGCCTCGCTCATCAGCCGCAGCATCGGCCCCGGCTGGGTCAAAAACCTCGATGAGCTGAAGAACCTCGAAAAATTCGCCGATGACGCCCAGTTCTGCCGTGAATGGCGCGACGTGAAGCTGGAGAACAAACGCCGTCTTGCCGCGCTGCTGAAGGAACGCTCCGGCATCACGGTCAATCCAGACACGCTGTTCGACATCCAGGTCAAGCGCCTGCACGAATACAAGCGCCAGCACCTCAACGCTCTGTTCATCATCACGCTCTACAACCGCCTGCGCCGCAATCCTGCGCTCAAGATCGCGCCACGGACGTTTGTCTTCGGCGGCAAGGCCGCGCCGGGCTATCACATGGCCAAGCTCATCATCAAGCTCATCAATTCCATCGCCGAGGTGGTGAACCACGATCCTGCCGTGCGGGATCAGATCAAGGTGGCCTTCTTCCCGAACTTCAACGTGAAGAACGCCCAGCACATCTACCCGGCGGCCGATTTGTCCGAGCAGATCTCCACCGCCGGCAAGGAAGCCTCCGGCACCGGCAACATGAAGTTCGCCCTCAACGGCGCTCTGACG
It encodes the following:
- a CDS encoding sulfatase: MTRLLALLLSSFIIASLRSLLRSSTRFAVLAGSLCLTLHSSLLAKPNVLFILCDDLRPDALGCYGSKHVKTPHIDRLASEGVRFANTFCTTSLCSPSRASILSGLYAHAHGVTNNFTEYPTSMPSFPGLLHDAGYATAYFGKYHMSEDNDDPRPGFDRFVTHKGQGKYFDTEWSLHGKERKVIKGYYTTVVTDLAMDWLKQQSTDKPWCAFIGHKAPHSFYTPEPKYEHTFDDVRVPYPATAFQLDDKPAWMKQRLHTWHGIYGPLFEWRKKFPDDRPEAVKDFENMVHGYWGTVLSVDDSVGRIRQWLEETKQLDNTIIVFMGDNGLLEGEHGMVDKRTAHEASLRIPLVVRAPQLTKEAKTIEKQVLTVDMAPSLLELCGAPALEKIHGQSWVKLMQGGDANWRTSWFYHYNYEKQFPYTPNVRAVRTDRWKYIQYPHGDGSPDKHMAEFYDLKNDPGETKNLIHDPKLSGTITELKAELAKLMLATGLNADTDKMPMDEGVKSELPDAKIR
- a CDS encoding glycogen/starch/alpha-glucan phosphorylase, with amino-acid sequence MKQETSPAGLPRQTDTTRTGLDPAQIADAFQDNLNYLLGRFPAIASRNDNYLALAYTVRDRLLRRWIKSAQTYMDRQSRTVCYLSAEFLMGPQLGNNLINLGIESQVRQAMQSLGLNLDDLIEHEEEPGLGNGGLGRLAACYLDSLATLEVPSIGYGIRYEFGIFEQKIRNGWQVEMTDKWLRFGNPWEIARPEIVHEVKFGGHTESYEENGAYRVRWIPDELVCGTAYDMPVPGYQVNTVNLLRLWKAEAAESFDFAAFNQGDYYRAVMKKMSSENITKVLYPNDESLQGKRLRLQQQFFFVSCALQDMLRLYFQRNKRLDLFHDKFCVQLNDTHPAIAVAELMRLLVDEHCMPWEPAWEITRKTFGYTNHTLLPEALERWGVPLFSSVLPRHLEIIYEINRRFLDEVRLRFPGDDDRISRMSLIDEGGERYVRMANLACVGSSAINGVARLHSDLLKEGVLSDFHDFSPEKFQNKTNGVTPRRFMLLSNPGLASLISRSIGPGWVKNLDELKNLEKFADDAQFCREWRDVKLENKRRLAALLKERSGITVNPDTLFDIQVKRLHEYKRQHLNALFIITLYNRLRRNPALKIAPRTFVFGGKAAPGYHMAKLIIKLINSIAEVVNHDPAVRDQIKVAFFPNFNVKNAQHIYPAADLSEQISTAGKEASGTGNMKFALNGALTIGTLDGANVEIREQVGEENFFLFGLTEAEVAQTKAHGYRPWEYCASNDELREVIEQIRDGFFSPDQPDRFHPLVNSLLQRDDYLLFADYAAYVACQDHVSAAYQDTKSWTRMSILNVARMGYFSSDRSIREYCEEIWKVKPVTI